One genomic segment of Arthrobacter sp. JZ12 includes these proteins:
- the groES gene encoding co-chaperone GroES gives MSVSIKPLEDRIVVRPLEAEQTTASGLVIPDTAKEKPQEGEVVAVGPGRVDDNGNRVPVDVSEGDVVIYSKYGGTEVKHGGQEFLVLSARDVLAIVVK, from the coding sequence GTGTCGGTCTCTATCAAGCCTCTTGAAGATCGTATTGTCGTTCGGCCGCTGGAAGCCGAGCAGACCACCGCTTCCGGTCTGGTCATCCCGGACACCGCCAAGGAGAAGCCCCAGGAGGGTGAGGTCGTCGCAGTAGGCCCCGGCCGGGTTGACGACAACGGCAACCGCGTCCCGGTCGACGTCTCCGAAGGCGATGTAGTCATCTACTCCAAGTACGGTGGAACCGAAGTCAAGCACGGCGGCCAGGAGTTCCTGGTGCTCTCCGCCCGCGACGTTCTGGCGATCGTCGTCAAGTAG
- a CDS encoding class I SAM-dependent methyltransferase, with amino-acid sequence MTENLLAPVLTPEGWELLNSLGPYSEADSLRLNEQLRAAGHSPDVVAAALTQSRLRAKAEAKFGPFAARMLFTPAGLEQATRLNVAARHAQRYVSANLQKVADLGCGIGADSMALATLDRDVTAVELDETTAAAATMNLLPWSNATVLNADAATVDLAEFDGVWLDPARRTTSSSGTKRLFDPEAFSPPLSFVERLAATGMPVGVKLGPGIPHDAIPADCEAQWVSVDGDVAEVVLWFNALRRGNVRRSALLIGAAGAAELTSSTDFGEDATAPVGPIAGYLYEPDGAIIRTGLVADVASQIGGHLLDPNIAYICAPELVDTPFARAYRVLEVLPYNVKGLRAWVKANDIGVLDIKKRGTSVTPEELRKQLLAGSKKSVRKATLVLTRLGEERVAVVVDPVLT; translated from the coding sequence TTGACCGAGAACCTCCTTGCCCCCGTCCTGACTCCCGAGGGCTGGGAGCTGCTCAATTCGCTCGGCCCCTACTCGGAGGCGGACAGCCTCCGGCTCAACGAACAGCTCCGCGCAGCCGGCCACTCTCCTGACGTGGTTGCAGCAGCGCTCACCCAGTCCCGCCTTCGCGCGAAGGCGGAGGCGAAGTTCGGTCCATTCGCGGCGCGGATGCTCTTCACGCCGGCCGGGCTGGAACAGGCCACCCGGCTGAACGTCGCCGCCCGCCATGCCCAGCGCTACGTCAGTGCGAATCTCCAGAAAGTTGCCGATCTGGGCTGCGGCATCGGCGCGGACTCCATGGCCCTTGCCACGCTGGACCGGGACGTCACCGCCGTCGAACTCGACGAGACCACCGCTGCTGCCGCCACCATGAACCTGCTCCCCTGGTCCAATGCCACGGTCCTGAATGCGGACGCCGCCACCGTGGATCTTGCCGAGTTCGACGGCGTCTGGCTGGATCCGGCGCGGAGGACCACCTCAAGCTCGGGCACCAAGCGCCTGTTCGATCCGGAGGCCTTCTCGCCACCGCTCTCCTTCGTGGAGCGCCTTGCGGCCACGGGCATGCCGGTCGGAGTGAAGCTGGGCCCAGGCATTCCGCATGACGCCATACCCGCAGACTGCGAGGCGCAGTGGGTGTCGGTGGACGGCGATGTCGCCGAGGTGGTCCTGTGGTTCAACGCCCTGCGCCGCGGGAACGTCCGTAGGAGTGCCCTCCTGATCGGCGCGGCCGGCGCGGCGGAGCTGACCAGCAGCACCGACTTCGGCGAGGACGCCACCGCTCCCGTCGGCCCGATCGCCGGGTACCTCTACGAACCCGACGGCGCGATCATCCGCACCGGGCTCGTTGCCGATGTCGCCTCCCAGATCGGCGGACATCTGCTGGATCCGAACATCGCCTACATCTGTGCTCCCGAACTGGTGGACACCCCGTTCGCCCGCGCCTACCGGGTGCTCGAGGTGCTGCCCTACAACGTCAAGGGGCTCCGGGCCTGGGTGAAGGCCAATGACATCGGCGTCCTCGACATCAAGAAGCGCGGCACCTCCGTCACGCCCGAGGAGCTGCGCAAGCAACTGTTGGCCGGCTCGAAGAAGTCCGTCCGCAAGGCCACGCTGGTACTGACACGGCTCGGCGAGGAGCGCGTCGCCGTCGTCGTAGATCCCGTCCTGACCTAG
- a CDS encoding shikimate 5-dehydrogenase produces MPILNKDMVLSISLAARPSNIGTRFHNWLYDELGLNNIYKAFTTTDLPSAIAGVRALGIRGCSVSMPFKEDVIALVDKMDPSALAIDSVNTIVNDDGVLTAYNTDYLAVAQLLGQQAGLAPSSSVLLRGSGGMAKAVAAALRDAGFTRVTIAARNEQTGRALAGLYGFAWQSEAGNSTADLLINVTPLGMSGSDESAQSFSDEAVAAAQVVFDVVALPAETPLIRAARRAGKPVITGAEVIALQAAEQFVLYTGVRPTDEQIRRAGEFSRQAG; encoded by the coding sequence GTGCCGATCCTAAACAAAGACATGGTCCTGTCCATCTCGCTCGCCGCCCGTCCCAGCAATATCGGCACCCGCTTCCACAACTGGCTCTACGACGAGCTCGGCCTCAACAACATCTACAAGGCCTTCACCACCACCGACCTCCCTTCCGCGATTGCCGGTGTCCGTGCCCTCGGGATCCGCGGCTGCTCCGTCTCGATGCCGTTCAAGGAGGATGTGATCGCCCTGGTGGACAAGATGGATCCCTCCGCGCTCGCCATTGATTCCGTCAACACCATCGTGAACGACGACGGCGTCCTCACCGCCTACAACACCGACTACCTTGCGGTCGCGCAGCTGCTCGGACAGCAGGCCGGCCTGGCGCCGTCGTCGTCGGTTCTCCTGCGCGGTTCCGGGGGAATGGCGAAGGCGGTTGCCGCCGCGCTGCGGGACGCGGGCTTCACCCGGGTCACCATTGCGGCTCGCAATGAGCAGACCGGACGTGCCCTTGCCGGGTTGTACGGTTTCGCGTGGCAGTCCGAAGCGGGCAATTCCACGGCCGATCTCCTGATCAACGTGACCCCGCTCGGCATGTCCGGGTCCGACGAGTCCGCGCAGTCCTTCAGCGATGAAGCCGTCGCCGCCGCGCAGGTGGTGTTCGACGTCGTCGCACTCCCGGCGGAGACGCCGCTCATCCGCGCGGCGCGGCGCGCGGGCAAGCCGGTGATCACCGGTGCGGAGGTGATTGCCCTTCAGGCGGCCGAACAGTTTGTCCTGTACACCGGGGTGCGTCCGACCGACGAGCAGATCCGCAGGGCGGGTGAGTTCTCCCGCCAGGCCGGCTGA
- a CDS encoding glutamate--cysteine ligase: protein MKIEFAKSQQSTLGVEWELALVDRYNGGLVSVAKEVLRGVNELHPELHADDEHPHIKQELLLNTVEIVTGICHTVAEAKEDLLRSLAAVREVTDPMGVELFSAGSHPFSSPRSQPVTDKERYLKLIDRTQWWGHQMVIYGVHVHVGLDSRDKVLPVLDGLVNYFPHFQAISASSPYWGGEDTGYASQRALMFQQLPTAGLPFQFRTWEEYESYVQDMFTTGVIDTVSEIRWDIRPVGALGTIEMRVCDGLSTLEEVGAVAALTQCLVDDFSTTLDNGGTIPTMPPWHVQENKWRAARYGLEAIIILDAAGNERLVTEHLMDELNRLEPVAAKLGCSEELRDVEKILQRGAGYQRQRRIAAEHNGDLSAVVLDMVRQLREGTAD, encoded by the coding sequence GTGAAGATTGAGTTCGCGAAGTCCCAACAGTCCACGCTCGGCGTCGAGTGGGAGCTCGCCCTCGTTGACCGCTACAACGGCGGGCTGGTCTCTGTAGCCAAGGAAGTGCTGCGGGGCGTCAACGAACTCCACCCCGAACTTCACGCCGATGATGAGCATCCGCACATCAAGCAGGAGCTGCTGCTCAACACCGTCGAGATCGTAACCGGCATTTGCCATACCGTGGCCGAGGCGAAGGAGGACCTGTTGCGCTCACTCGCCGCGGTCCGAGAGGTCACGGACCCGATGGGTGTTGAACTCTTCTCGGCCGGATCGCACCCCTTCAGCTCTCCGCGCTCGCAGCCGGTCACCGACAAGGAGCGGTACCTTAAGCTGATTGACCGGACCCAGTGGTGGGGCCATCAGATGGTGATCTACGGCGTCCACGTCCATGTGGGTTTGGACTCCCGGGACAAGGTTCTGCCGGTGCTCGACGGGCTGGTGAACTACTTCCCGCATTTCCAGGCGATCTCCGCATCTTCCCCCTACTGGGGAGGAGAAGACACCGGTTACGCCTCGCAGCGCGCGTTGATGTTCCAGCAACTGCCCACGGCAGGACTGCCGTTCCAGTTCCGGACCTGGGAAGAGTACGAATCCTACGTCCAGGACATGTTCACCACCGGCGTCATCGACACCGTCAGTGAGATCCGCTGGGACATCCGCCCGGTCGGTGCGCTTGGGACGATTGAGATGCGAGTGTGCGACGGGCTGTCCACGCTGGAGGAAGTCGGCGCTGTGGCTGCGCTGACCCAGTGCCTGGTGGACGACTTCTCAACCACCCTGGACAATGGCGGCACCATCCCCACCATGCCGCCGTGGCATGTGCAGGAGAACAAGTGGCGTGCGGCCCGCTACGGGCTTGAAGCCATCATCATCCTCGACGCCGCCGGCAACGAGCGTCTGGTTACCGAGCACCTGATGGACGAGCTGAACCGGCTCGAACCAGTCGCCGCCAAGCTGGGCTGCTCCGAGGAACTGCGCGACGTCGAGAAGATCCTGCAGCGCGGCGCGGGGTACCAGCGCCAGCGGCGCATCGCCGCCGAGCACAACGGCGACCTTAGCGCCGTCGTGCTGGACATGGTGCGTCAGTTGCGCGAAGGTACCGCAGACTGA
- a CDS encoding maleylpyruvate isomerase family mycothiol-dependent enzyme, whose protein sequence is MTTHLEQYRAANAPLTDVVEAVNDWTAESPCAGWTVRDVLDHLIDTERDFLDQHGIDIGPRPSTEADPASAWKEHSTRVQEVLETPDLAEKSFDGFFGPATVGATLATFYGFDLLVHRWDIARGAGQQTHFGDTELDLIEESLNGFGEHLYMEGICKPALPVSEDASRESRLLARMGRDAAWRSGVNA, encoded by the coding sequence ATGACTACACACTTAGAGCAGTACCGGGCAGCAAACGCACCCCTCACTGACGTCGTTGAAGCGGTGAATGATTGGACAGCGGAATCGCCCTGTGCCGGATGGACCGTCCGTGACGTGCTTGACCACCTCATCGACACCGAACGGGATTTCCTGGACCAGCACGGGATCGACATTGGGCCGCGACCGTCGACGGAAGCGGACCCGGCATCCGCGTGGAAGGAGCACTCCACCCGGGTGCAGGAGGTCCTGGAGACGCCGGACCTGGCGGAGAAGTCGTTCGATGGTTTCTTTGGTCCGGCCACCGTGGGAGCCACGTTGGCCACGTTCTACGGCTTTGACCTTCTGGTGCACCGGTGGGACATCGCCCGAGGCGCGGGACAGCAGACGCACTTCGGGGATACCGAACTTGATCTGATTGAGGAGTCTCTGAACGGCTTCGGCGAGCACCTCTACATGGAGGGGATCTGCAAACCCGCGTTGCCCGTGTCGGAAGATGCAAGCCGGGAATCCCGGCTCCTGGCACGCATGGGCCGCGACGCCGCGTGGCGATCCGGCGTTAACGCCTGA
- a CDS encoding helix-turn-helix domain-containing protein, whose translation MATGMDPISRGRLHDPTVPAPQLFRYAPAPQYAHLIRHFWVPVWSFPAGVQSHQRVLQYPSTLLVIAPDYAIAKGPEPELSHKVLRGSSWAFGVLFQAAAGYRLHGAGLPALVGNEAPLIDALPELGEAVRSVRAEMAAAPSSSEVHRRCMAIVSEGLAPWCAPLDEEDSLINLITDHVEQTPTLTRVDKLAAAVGLDERSLQRLTRKRLGLSPKWLIQRRRLQEAGVRLAVGGCSVGQLATELGYADQAHFTRDFSRVTGLTPGEYVKLNAP comes from the coding sequence GTGGCAACCGGAATGGATCCCATCAGCCGCGGCCGGTTGCACGACCCGACGGTTCCGGCCCCTCAGCTCTTCCGCTACGCCCCGGCGCCGCAGTACGCGCATCTCATCCGCCACTTCTGGGTTCCGGTCTGGAGCTTTCCCGCCGGCGTCCAATCCCACCAGCGCGTGCTGCAATACCCGAGCACGCTGCTGGTCATCGCACCCGACTATGCCATCGCAAAGGGTCCTGAACCGGAGCTCTCCCACAAGGTCCTGCGCGGTTCATCCTGGGCATTCGGCGTGCTGTTCCAGGCCGCCGCCGGGTACCGCCTCCACGGTGCGGGGCTGCCTGCGCTGGTGGGGAACGAGGCGCCCCTCATCGACGCTCTTCCGGAGCTTGGGGAGGCGGTCCGGTCGGTCCGGGCAGAGATGGCGGCCGCGCCGTCGTCGTCGGAAGTTCACCGGCGGTGCATGGCGATTGTCTCGGAGGGGCTGGCGCCGTGGTGTGCGCCGCTTGATGAGGAGGACTCGCTCATCAACCTCATCACTGACCACGTTGAGCAGACTCCGACGCTGACCCGCGTGGACAAGCTGGCCGCGGCCGTTGGCCTGGACGAACGGTCGCTGCAGCGCCTGACCCGCAAGCGGCTGGGCCTCAGCCCGAAGTGGCTCATCCAACGGCGGCGGCTGCAGGAAGCGGGCGTCCGTCTCGCCGTCGGCGGGTGCTCAGTCGGGCAGCTGGCCACCGAGTTGGGCTACGCCGATCAGGCTCACTTCACGCGCGACTTCTCCCGCGTGACCGGCCTGACGCCCGGTGAGTACGTGAAGCTGAACGCCCCCTGA
- the tsaD gene encoding tRNA (adenosine(37)-N6)-threonylcarbamoyltransferase complex transferase subunit TsaD, with translation MNRSEPLVLGIESSCDETGVGIVRGTTLLTNAVSSSMDEHVRFGGVIPEIASRAHLDAMVPTLQQALDEAGVTLSDVDALAVTSGPGLSGALMVGVAAAKALAVATGKPLFAVNHLVAHVGVGLLDAGTLPDNLGALLVSGGHTEILRVRNLAADVELLGSTIDDAAGEAYDKVARILGLGYPGGPAIDRIAADGDPKAIRFPRGLTQPKYMGTAEEPGPHRYDWSFSGLKTAVARFVEDCEARGADVPVADVAASFQEAVVDVITSKAVLACTENGITSLLLGGGVASNSRLRQLTLERCEAAGIELIIPPSSLCTDNGAMVAALAARIIMDGGEPSGIGFGTDSSMPVSTVYL, from the coding sequence ATGAACCGGTCTGAACCACTGGTGCTCGGCATCGAGTCCTCCTGCGACGAAACAGGTGTGGGAATCGTGCGGGGCACCACCCTGCTGACCAACGCAGTCTCCTCATCAATGGATGAACACGTGCGCTTCGGCGGCGTGATCCCGGAAATCGCCTCCAGGGCGCACCTGGACGCCATGGTGCCCACACTGCAACAGGCGCTCGATGAAGCGGGCGTCACGCTGTCCGACGTCGACGCGCTCGCCGTGACCTCCGGCCCCGGGCTTTCCGGCGCCCTGATGGTGGGGGTGGCCGCAGCCAAGGCGCTCGCCGTCGCGACCGGCAAGCCTCTGTTCGCGGTGAACCACCTAGTGGCGCATGTGGGCGTCGGGCTGCTCGACGCCGGGACTCTCCCGGACAATCTCGGCGCGCTGCTGGTTTCGGGCGGTCATACGGAGATCCTGCGCGTGCGCAACCTGGCCGCCGACGTCGAACTCCTCGGCTCAACCATCGACGACGCTGCGGGCGAGGCCTACGACAAGGTCGCCCGCATCCTGGGCCTGGGCTATCCCGGTGGACCCGCTATTGACCGGATTGCGGCGGACGGCGACCCCAAGGCCATCCGCTTCCCACGTGGGCTCACTCAGCCCAAGTACATGGGAACGGCTGAGGAACCCGGTCCGCACCGGTACGACTGGTCGTTCAGCGGGTTGAAGACCGCCGTCGCACGTTTTGTGGAGGACTGCGAAGCGCGCGGGGCGGACGTGCCGGTGGCCGATGTGGCGGCCTCGTTCCAGGAAGCAGTGGTGGACGTGATCACCTCAAAGGCGGTCCTGGCCTGCACCGAGAACGGCATCACGTCGCTCCTACTGGGCGGGGGAGTGGCGTCCAACTCGCGGCTCCGCCAGCTCACCCTCGAGCGCTGCGAGGCTGCGGGCATCGAGCTGATCATCCCGCCGTCGTCATTGTGCACCGACAACGGGGCGATGGTGGCAGCCCTCGCCGCCCGGATCATCATGGATGGCGGGGAGCCGAGCGGAATCGGCTTCGGCACCGACTCGTCCATGCCGGTGAGTACCGTCTACCTCTAG
- the rimI gene encoding ribosomal protein S18-alanine N-acetyltransferase — protein MRLEDIPLVGALEQMLFPIDAWPLELFYDEFSLVETRAYSVAEIDGHLVGYCGVMVVGEIADIQTIGVLPEHEGKGIGTAMLTGMLEEARRRGAAETLLEVREDNPRARSLYERFGFEHIHTRRGYYRDGVNAHVMRLVLETGAAHEPSGDES, from the coding sequence ATGCGCCTGGAAGACATCCCGCTGGTTGGGGCGCTGGAACAGATGCTGTTTCCCATTGACGCGTGGCCGCTTGAACTGTTCTATGACGAGTTCTCACTGGTAGAGACGCGAGCCTACTCCGTGGCTGAAATCGACGGACACCTTGTGGGCTACTGCGGAGTGATGGTGGTGGGCGAGATTGCAGATATACAGACGATCGGAGTGCTTCCTGAACACGAGGGGAAGGGCATCGGCACCGCCATGCTGACGGGAATGCTCGAGGAGGCCCGCCGCCGGGGCGCCGCCGAAACCCTGCTTGAGGTCCGCGAAGACAATCCCCGCGCCCGCAGCCTTTACGAGCGGTTCGGCTTCGAGCACATCCACACGCGGCGCGGCTACTACCGCGACGGCGTCAACGCCCACGTCATGCGGCTGGTCCTCGAAACCGGAGCCGCGCACGAGCCTTCCGGAGATGAATCATGA
- the tsaB gene encoding tRNA (adenosine(37)-N6)-threonylcarbamoyltransferase complex dimerization subunit type 1 TsaB, with the protein MLILSLDTSAAASAAVIRDGEVLQRFSSTDTRSHAEVLAPAIQQLLADADVAGTALDAIVVGVGPGPFTGLRAGIATARMLAFVWGVPLHGVMSLDAVALDAGHPDGEFAVATDARRKEVYWARYRAASGLPELVDGPHVGPAETVPELPVYGHGAGLYAERLAGTPHATDLWPDAAALAVIAERTFAAGGTLRPTTPLYLRESDAKVPGPRKKALL; encoded by the coding sequence GTGCTGATTCTTTCCTTGGATACCTCCGCGGCAGCCAGTGCGGCCGTGATTCGCGACGGCGAGGTGCTGCAGCGATTCTCATCAACAGATACGCGCTCGCACGCCGAAGTCCTGGCTCCCGCCATCCAGCAGTTGCTAGCGGACGCTGACGTCGCGGGAACGGCGCTGGACGCGATCGTTGTCGGCGTCGGGCCGGGACCGTTCACGGGACTGCGCGCCGGTATCGCCACCGCTCGGATGCTCGCGTTTGTATGGGGCGTTCCGCTGCACGGGGTCATGAGCCTGGATGCGGTGGCGCTGGATGCAGGCCACCCGGACGGTGAGTTCGCCGTCGCCACTGACGCACGGCGCAAGGAAGTGTACTGGGCGCGGTACCGCGCGGCGTCGGGCCTGCCGGAACTGGTTGACGGCCCGCACGTCGGCCCCGCCGAAACCGTTCCCGAGCTTCCGGTCTACGGGCACGGTGCAGGACTGTATGCCGAACGGCTGGCAGGAACACCCCACGCGACGGACCTCTGGCCTGACGCCGCCGCGCTGGCCGTCATCGCCGAGCGGACCTTCGCGGCGGGCGGCACCCTTCGGCCCACCACTCCGCTGTACCTGCGGGAGTCGGATGCGAAGGTTCCTGGGCCGCGGAAGAAGGCCCTGCTGTGA
- the tsaE gene encoding tRNA (adenosine(37)-N6)-threonylcarbamoyltransferase complex ATPase subunit type 1 TsaE, with translation MTEPVWSQEISVNSVDELQRFAAGLGAELAPGDLLILTGELGAGKTTFTQGLGRGLGVREGIISPTFVLVRNHPSLTGGPGLVHVDAYRLESDAEIDDLDLESTLEDSVTVVEWGAGRVEHLADSRLHVTLVRPAAGSPVAQGDAGVVVPGGNETTDDDDEPRQVRIDAYGPRWAGMQPRALV, from the coding sequence ATGACCGAACCGGTTTGGTCCCAGGAGATTTCCGTTAACTCGGTTGATGAGCTGCAGCGGTTCGCCGCAGGGCTTGGCGCCGAACTTGCGCCGGGGGACCTCCTTATCCTCACGGGGGAGCTGGGTGCCGGCAAAACCACCTTCACCCAGGGACTGGGCCGCGGACTCGGCGTGCGGGAAGGAATCATTTCCCCCACCTTCGTCCTGGTGCGTAACCACCCATCGCTGACTGGCGGCCCGGGACTGGTGCACGTGGACGCCTACCGCCTGGAATCGGATGCCGAGATCGACGACCTCGACCTCGAATCCACCCTGGAGGACTCCGTCACGGTCGTGGAGTGGGGTGCCGGGCGGGTGGAGCACCTCGCCGACAGCCGCCTCCACGTCACACTGGTTCGCCCCGCGGCAGGTTCGCCGGTCGCCCAGGGCGATGCCGGCGTCGTCGTACCCGGTGGCAACGAAACAACAGATGACGACGACGAACCGCGCCAGGTGCGCATTGACGCCTACGGTCCGCGCTGGGCGGGCATGCAGCCGCGGGCACTGGTCTAG
- the alr gene encoding alanine racemase, with product MDFSAGPLPERRVDIDLAAIRHNVRHIADIASPARVMAVVKADGYGHGAVPVAKAALEAGATWLGVAHISEAVELRRAGIDAPVLAWLHTESSDFAAAIELGVDLGVSGWELAHVVAEARRLERPARVHLKIDTGLGRNGCPPEKWESLLGQTLQHQEEGLLRVVGVFSHLAVADEPHRAENDEQIQRFRDAVAVAEDAGVDLEVRHLANTPGTLSRPDAHFDLVRIGLGLYGLSPFEGQSSIELGLRPAMSFRTTVANCKEVPAGHGVSYGFAYRTEKRTTLGLIPVGYGDGIPRIAVGAPVTIDGRIYPVVGRIAMDQFVVDFEATGLVDTEESPLGHEVVIFGDGNGTPTADDWARASGSINYEVVTRISPRVTRRYVDSEATS from the coding sequence GTGGATTTTTCAGCAGGGCCCTTGCCGGAGCGGCGGGTGGACATCGACCTGGCCGCTATCCGGCACAACGTCAGGCACATCGCGGATATCGCCAGTCCCGCCCGGGTGATGGCGGTTGTGAAGGCCGACGGGTACGGTCACGGAGCTGTTCCCGTGGCGAAGGCTGCGCTGGAGGCCGGCGCCACCTGGCTCGGCGTGGCACACATCTCCGAGGCTGTTGAACTTCGGCGGGCCGGCATCGATGCGCCCGTCCTGGCCTGGCTGCACACCGAGTCCAGTGACTTCGCTGCTGCGATCGAGCTGGGCGTGGACCTGGGTGTCTCAGGCTGGGAGCTCGCGCACGTGGTGGCGGAAGCACGCCGGCTGGAGCGTCCGGCGCGGGTCCACCTCAAGATCGACACCGGCCTTGGCCGGAACGGGTGCCCGCCGGAGAAGTGGGAGTCCCTGCTCGGCCAGACGCTGCAGCACCAGGAGGAGGGGCTGCTCCGCGTAGTAGGAGTCTTCTCCCATCTGGCCGTCGCCGATGAACCTCATCGTGCGGAGAATGACGAGCAGATCCAGCGCTTCCGCGACGCCGTGGCCGTAGCCGAGGACGCCGGCGTCGACCTCGAGGTACGGCACCTGGCCAACACACCCGGAACTCTCTCGCGGCCCGACGCCCACTTCGACCTTGTTCGGATCGGGCTGGGACTGTACGGACTCTCACCCTTCGAGGGGCAGTCTTCCATTGAGCTCGGTCTTCGCCCTGCGATGAGTTTCCGCACCACGGTGGCTAACTGCAAGGAAGTGCCGGCCGGGCATGGTGTTTCGTATGGGTTTGCCTACCGCACGGAGAAGCGGACCACGCTGGGCCTGATTCCCGTCGGCTACGGTGACGGGATACCCCGGATAGCAGTTGGGGCTCCCGTGACCATCGACGGCCGGATCTACCCGGTGGTGGGACGGATCGCGATGGACCAGTTCGTCGTCGACTTCGAGGCCACCGGACTCGTGGACACCGAGGAGAGCCCGCTGGGCCATGAGGTTGTGATTTTCGGCGACGGCAACGGCACGCCCACCGCCGATGACTGGGCCCGCGCTTCAGGCTCGATCAACTATGAGGTGGTCACCCGCATCAGTCCCCGCGTGACCCGCCGGTACGTTGATTCCGAGGCGACCTCATGA
- a CDS encoding SDR family oxidoreductase, translating to MTFSPKTAIVTGSDSGIGRATAVALAEAGCDVGITWHSDKDGAEETAREVEAKGRKAVVAQLDTTDPACGDVIDRVAEELGGVDIFVNNAGTGDGTPFLDLDWDTWRSTVSADLDGAFVCIQRAARRMVQAGTGGRIIAVTSVHQEQPRVGASAYDAAKHGLGGLIRTIALELGDRGITANAVLPGEIATPMTGNEDEDPHKIHRPGVPLGRPGDAREIASVIAFLASPAASYVTGASWVVDGGMLQMGPQAGSHITSDDWRSV from the coding sequence ATGACCTTCTCACCCAAGACCGCAATAGTCACCGGATCGGATTCAGGCATCGGACGCGCCACCGCCGTTGCCCTCGCAGAAGCAGGTTGCGACGTCGGCATCACGTGGCACTCGGACAAGGACGGAGCCGAGGAAACCGCACGCGAGGTCGAGGCCAAGGGCCGAAAGGCCGTCGTCGCGCAGTTGGACACGACGGACCCCGCATGCGGCGACGTGATCGACCGCGTGGCCGAGGAGCTGGGCGGCGTGGACATCTTCGTCAACAATGCAGGCACGGGAGACGGCACACCGTTCCTTGACCTGGATTGGGACACCTGGCGGAGCACGGTGTCAGCTGACCTGGACGGAGCCTTCGTGTGCATCCAGCGCGCAGCCCGCCGCATGGTGCAGGCCGGGACGGGTGGCAGGATCATCGCCGTCACCAGCGTCCACCAGGAGCAGCCCCGGGTGGGTGCGTCCGCCTACGACGCCGCCAAGCACGGCCTGGGCGGACTGATCCGCACGATCGCTCTCGAACTTGGCGACCGCGGCATCACGGCCAACGCCGTCCTGCCCGGGGAGATCGCCACGCCCATGACGGGCAACGAGGACGAAGACCCGCACAAGATCCACCGTCCTGGAGTTCCGCTTGGCCGTCCCGGTGACGCACGGGAGATCGCCTCGGTCATTGCCTTCCTCGCCTCCCCGGCCGCTAGTTACGTCACGGGCGCCTCGTGGGTTGTCGACGGCGGCATGCTCCAGATGGGCCCACAGGCCGGGTCCCACATCACCAGCGACGATTGGCGCTCAGTCTGA